From one Gemella morbillorum genomic stretch:
- a CDS encoding LytTR family DNA-binding domain-containing protein — protein MKLELNIDEKVKETLVVVSANKIDKEVQNLINYIEYSSEYLIGIVEDKASIIDIGEIIRVYIEDRKTFVVTLKDTYVVKKKLYEVENMVTRNFIKISQSEIANIKFIKNLDFSNTGTIVIKYKNSDISYVSRRMIKEFKLKLGI, from the coding sequence ATGAAACTCGAGTTGAATATAGACGAAAAAGTAAAAGAGACATTAGTTGTAGTTAGTGCTAATAAGATTGATAAAGAAGTTCAGAATTTAATAAATTATATCGAATATAGTTCTGAGTATTTAATAGGAATAGTTGAAGATAAGGCGAGTATTATAGATATAGGTGAAATAATAAGGGTGTATATAGAGGATAGAAAAACTTTTGTTGTAACATTAAAAGATACATATGTTGTGAAGAAAAAGCTTTATGAAGTAGAAAATATGGTAACTCGTAATTTTATAAAAATATCACAAAGTGAAATAGCGAATATAAAATTTATCAAAAACTTAGATTTTAGTAATACAGGAACGATAGTCATAAAGTATAAAAATTCTGATATTAGCTATGTATCTCGTAGAATGATTAAAGAATTTAAGTTGAAACTCGGTATATAG
- a CDS encoding heavy-metal-associated domain-containing protein, with protein MEKVYNIEGVKCGGCAAVVKEKLSDIEGVETVEVDIAKKKLIVVGTTDKEVLQKALSDTKFKID; from the coding sequence ATGGAAAAAGTTTATAATATAGAAGGAGTAAAGTGTGGAGGATGTGCTGCTGTTGTTAAAGAAAAACTTAGTGATATAGAAGGGGTAGAAACTGTAGAAGTTGATATCGCTAAGAAAAAATTAATAGTAGTAGGAACAACCGATAAAGAAGTATTACAAAAAGCCTTGAGTGATACAAAATTTAAAATTGATTAA
- a CDS encoding heavy metal translocating P-type ATPase, with product MIKKEIYNIEGMSCASCASSIEKIVSKISGVRNVSVNLATEKMFIESEEEVSTEDIEQTIKNAGYFAKLVDNNVSTFSLEGMSCASCARNIENVVGKVSGVQSVSVNLATEKMTVIFDRSKVNIKDIEDAVERAGFKAIEDKVFKDSTQGQKVKKAKQINSLLHRFLWSAIFAIPLLYLSMADMIGLPTIINPMEQAKLFATIQIILVLPILYLGRSFYLVGVKSLFKGHPNMDSLVALGSGAAVIYSLYSTVLIYLGNEHSVMNLYYESAGVILTLITLGKYFEVVSKERTSGAIAALVSLAPKTANVMRNGEEVKLNVENIVIGDIIVVRPGEKIPLDGRITKGASSVDEAMLTGESLPVDKNIGDNVIGASINKTGTFEMIVTKVGEDTALAQIIKLVEEAQGSKAPISKLADKIASVFVPVVIFLAVLSGTLWYFVGHESWIFALTISISVLVIACPCALGLATPTSIMVGTGLGAEHGILIKSGEVIETAQSVNVVVFDKTGTLTEGKLKVTDVVSFDNYDENEVLRLAASIEHYSEHSLGEAIVNLAREKEFILSEVENFKANSGLGISGKVDGENILVGNKVFLENNSISIEEHLLIADKFSVEGKTPLFIVYGNKLIGIIAVADTIKTSSKEAVKKLKQMGIKIIMLTGDNKKTAEIIAKQIEIDEVISEVLPENKSKEIARLQQAGNRVAMVGDGINDAPALVQADVGIAMGAGTDVAIESADIVLMNNDMLSVTRTIKLSRVTIKNIKENLFWAFIYNIIGIPVAMGVLHIFGGPLLNPMIAGAAMSFSSVSVVLNALRLKRIGIK from the coding sequence ATGATAAAAAAAGAAATATATAATATAGAGGGTATGAGTTGTGCTTCTTGCGCAAGTAGTATTGAAAAAATAGTGAGCAAAATCTCTGGTGTGAGAAATGTAAGTGTAAATCTTGCAACAGAGAAGATGTTTATTGAGAGTGAAGAAGAGGTTAGTACAGAAGATATAGAGCAAACTATAAAAAATGCAGGGTATTTTGCAAAATTGGTAGATAATAATGTAAGTACTTTTTCTTTAGAAGGTATGAGTTGTGCATCATGTGCTCGTAATATAGAAAATGTTGTTGGAAAAGTTTCCGGAGTGCAGAGTGTTAGTGTAAATCTAGCTACAGAAAAGATGACTGTTATTTTTGATAGAAGCAAAGTAAATATAAAGGATATAGAAGATGCGGTAGAGAGAGCAGGATTCAAGGCGATAGAAGATAAGGTTTTTAAAGATTCTACTCAAGGACAAAAAGTAAAAAAAGCGAAACAGATAAATAGTTTATTACATAGATTTTTATGGTCTGCTATATTTGCAATTCCTTTATTATACTTATCTATGGCTGATATGATAGGCTTACCTACGATAATAAATCCAATGGAACAAGCGAAATTATTCGCTACTATTCAAATAATTTTAGTTTTACCAATTTTGTATTTAGGTAGAAGTTTTTATTTAGTTGGGGTTAAGTCATTGTTTAAAGGCCATCCTAATATGGATTCATTAGTTGCACTAGGATCAGGTGCTGCAGTTATTTATAGCTTGTATTCGACTGTTCTAATTTATTTAGGAAATGAGCACTCAGTGATGAACTTGTACTATGAATCTGCGGGTGTTATTTTAACGCTTATCACACTTGGTAAATATTTTGAAGTAGTTTCTAAAGAAAGAACTTCTGGGGCGATAGCAGCGCTAGTTAGTCTAGCACCAAAGACAGCTAACGTCATGCGTAATGGAGAAGAAGTGAAGCTAAATGTTGAAAATATTGTTATTGGAGATATAATTGTTGTACGACCTGGAGAAAAAATACCTTTGGATGGAAGGATAACAAAAGGTGCAAGTTCAGTTGATGAAGCAATGTTAACTGGTGAAAGTTTACCTGTTGACAAAAATATTGGTGATAATGTTATAGGAGCAAGTATTAATAAAACAGGAACTTTTGAAATGATAGTAACTAAAGTCGGAGAAGATACTGCTCTTGCTCAGATTATAAAACTTGTAGAAGAAGCACAAGGATCAAAAGCACCAATTTCAAAATTAGCTGATAAAATCGCAAGCGTGTTTGTTCCAGTAGTTATTTTCTTAGCTGTTTTATCGGGAACTTTATGGTACTTTGTTGGTCATGAGTCATGGATATTTGCTCTTACTATTTCTATTTCCGTATTAGTAATTGCTTGTCCGTGTGCGTTAGGACTTGCGACTCCAACGTCAATAATGGTAGGGACAGGACTTGGTGCGGAGCATGGAATTTTAATAAAAAGTGGGGAAGTAATAGAAACGGCGCAAAGCGTAAATGTGGTAGTTTTTGATAAAACAGGGACATTAACTGAAGGAAAATTAAAAGTAACAGATGTAGTTTCATTTGATAATTATGATGAAAATGAGGTTCTGCGTTTAGCGGCAAGTATAGAACATTATTCAGAGCATTCACTAGGAGAGGCAATAGTAAATTTAGCGCGTGAGAAGGAATTTATACTAAGCGAAGTAGAAAATTTTAAAGCTAATTCGGGCCTTGGAATTTCGGGTAAAGTTGATGGAGAAAATATTTTAGTAGGAAATAAAGTATTTTTGGAAAATAATTCTATTTCAATAGAAGAACATCTTTTAATAGCTGACAAATTCTCAGTAGAGGGGAAAACACCGCTATTTATTGTTTATGGTAACAAATTAATAGGAATAATTGCTGTTGCAGATACAATTAAAACATCAAGTAAAGAAGCGGTGAAAAAATTAAAACAAATGGGAATAAAAATAATTATGCTCACTGGTGATAATAAAAAAACTGCAGAAATTATCGCAAAACAAATTGAAATTGATGAAGTAATTAGTGAAGTGTTACCAGAGAACAAAAGTAAAGAAATAGCAAGACTTCAACAAGCTGGAAATAGGGTTGCAATGGTTGGTGATGGGATTAATGATGCCCCAGCTTTAGTACAGGCAGATGTTGGAATAGCTATGGGGGCAGGAACAGATGTAGCAATAGAATCTGCAGACATTGTTCTTATGAATAATGATATGCTTAGTGTAACTCGTACAATAAAATTAAGTCGTGTGACAATAAAAAATATTAAAGAAAATTTATTCTGGGCATTTATTTATAATATTATCGGTATTCCTGTTGCTATGGGAGTATTACATATATTTGGAGGGCCGCTATTAAATCCGATGATAGCAGGAGCTGCAATGAGTTTTAGTTCAGTATCGGTAGTATTAAATGCATTAAGACTAAAAAGAATAGGAATAAAATAA
- a CDS encoding transaldolase family protein, translated as MTKILIDSADIKKAREIEKYYTIAGITTNPTILSKIEGSLEDKLKELKEFTYGKYEVHIQTTESEVGKIVEEAKKLRDYFGESFYIKIPVTKAGLEAIKLCSKENIRVTATAILTAMQALVAAKNGANYVAPYVNRMENVGQDAKEAILEISNLLIDYPTEILAASFKNVKQVQDILRCGAEAATIAPEIIEASIWHPYTDKSVFDFEKDWENRFGDKKIVDGI; from the coding sequence ATGACAAAGATTTTAATAGATAGCGCCGATATAAAAAAAGCTAGAGAAATAGAAAAATATTATACGATAGCAGGAATAACTACCAATCCAACGATATTATCAAAAATAGAAGGCTCTTTAGAGGATAAATTAAAAGAACTAAAAGAATTTACTTATGGAAAATATGAAGTTCATATTCAAACGACAGAAAGTGAAGTTGGAAAAATAGTAGAAGAAGCTAAAAAACTTCGTGATTATTTTGGAGAGAGTTTCTATATAAAAATTCCTGTGACAAAGGCAGGTTTAGAAGCAATAAAACTTTGTAGTAAAGAAAATATACGGGTGACGGCAACAGCTATTTTAACTGCTATGCAAGCTTTAGTTGCAGCGAAGAATGGAGCTAATTACGTCGCGCCGTATGTAAACAGAATGGAAAATGTAGGGCAAGATGCAAAAGAAGCTATTTTGGAAATAAGCAATTTATTAATAGATTACCCAACTGAAATTTTGGCGGCAAGTTTTAAAAATGTAAAACAAGTTCAAGATATTCTACGTTGTGGTGCGGAAGCAGCAACGATAGCCCCAGAGATAATAGAGGCGAGCATTTGGCATCCTTATACAGATAAATCAGTCTTTGACTTTGAAAAAGATTGGGAAAATAGATTTGGTGATAAAAAAATAGTGGATGGAATTTAA
- a CDS encoding HAD family hydrolase: MKIEAVLFDMDGLMVDTESLSTKALISSAKKQDYEMTKEETLQVLGFTEAAIYKFWEDYFEDSHVDGKKLADDHYGYIEEVLFTTGPDKMPNVEELLVYLKENNYKIAVASSSNIDHIENNMEKTRLRKYIDKIASGQEVLNGKPAPDVFLLAAERLGVKPENCLVLEDSKSGIKAGRASGATVFMVPDMFKPDEECIEIANRILKNLGEVINILEEENDKDFNR; this comes from the coding sequence ATGAAAATAGAAGCAGTTCTTTTTGATATGGATGGTCTAATGGTAGACACAGAAAGTTTATCTACAAAAGCTTTAATAAGTAGTGCTAAGAAGCAAGATTATGAAATGACTAAAGAAGAAACGTTACAGGTATTAGGTTTCACTGAAGCAGCTATCTACAAGTTTTGGGAGGATTATTTTGAAGATAGTCACGTTGATGGGAAAAAATTAGCCGATGATCATTATGGCTATATTGAAGAGGTTTTATTCACAACTGGACCGGATAAAATGCCTAATGTTGAAGAACTTTTAGTATATTTAAAAGAAAATAATTATAAAATAGCAGTGGCTTCTTCATCTAATATAGATCATATAGAAAATAATATGGAAAAAACAAGACTTAGAAAATATATTGACAAAATAGCAAGTGGTCAAGAAGTTTTAAATGGGAAACCAGCACCGGATGTATTTTTATTAGCCGCAGAGAGATTAGGAGTAAAACCAGAAAATTGTTTAGTATTAGAAGATTCTAAATCTGGGATAAAGGCTGGACGTGCGTCAGGGGCAACTGTTTTTATGGTACCAGATATGTTCAAGCCAGATGAAGAATGTATTGAGATTGCTAATAGAATTTTGAAAAATCTAGGAGAAGTGATTAATATTTTGGAGGAAGAAAATGACAAAGATTTTAATAGATAG
- a CDS encoding SDR family oxidoreductase, producing the protein MSWLNLEGKTVIVTGGASGIGAAVVDEFLNQGCNVVVSDLSEKETDNEKLLYVKCDVTKRSDVKNVVSKTLEKFGNIDILVNNAGINIPRLLVDKNNPESKYEFTDEVYDKIMDINVKGLFIFSQEVGRILVKNGKGVIVNMSSESGLEGSEGQSIYAASKNAVNSLTRSWAKELGKLGVRVVGVAPGILEATGLRTLAYEEALAYTRGVTVEQIRAGYTSTKTTPLGRDGKLSEVADLVVYVASDRASYVHGVTYNVAGGKTRG; encoded by the coding sequence ATGAGTTGGTTAAATTTAGAAGGAAAAACAGTAATAGTAACTGGCGGTGCTTCAGGCATTGGAGCAGCTGTAGTTGATGAATTTTTAAATCAAGGATGTAATGTTGTGGTGAGTGATTTATCAGAAAAAGAAACTGATAATGAAAAACTTCTATATGTAAAATGTGACGTTACAAAAAGAAGTGATGTGAAAAATGTTGTTTCTAAAACGTTAGAAAAGTTTGGAAATATTGACATACTTGTAAATAATGCTGGTATTAATATTCCACGTCTACTAGTAGATAAAAATAATCCAGAAAGTAAATATGAGTTCACTGATGAAGTGTATGACAAGATTATGGATATTAATGTTAAAGGATTATTTATCTTTTCACAAGAAGTAGGTCGTATTCTGGTTAAAAATGGTAAAGGGGTTATTGTTAATATGTCATCGGAATCTGGATTAGAAGGTTCAGAAGGACAAAGTATATATGCAGCAAGTAAAAATGCAGTTAATTCACTAACTCGTTCTTGGGCAAAAGAACTTGGTAAACTTGGCGTTCGAGTAGTGGGTGTTGCACCAGGTATACTAGAAGCAACAGGACTAAGAACACTTGCATATGAAGAGGCACTTGCGTATACACGAGGAGTTACAGTAGAACAAATTCGCGCTGGATATACAAGTACAAAAACTACACCATTAGGTCGCGATGGGAAACTATCAGAAGTTGCAGATTTAGTAGTTTATGTGGCAAGTGATCGTGCAAGTTATGTTCACGGTGTTACATATAATGTAGCTGGTGGAAAAACAAGAGGATAA
- a CDS encoding PTS glucitol/sorbitol transporter subunit IIA has translation MIIYENIVKAKGSLVGEFGDGMFILFGDNAPDMLKDYCYSIDVLPTNGKIEVGQTLTVDGERFEILGVGDVAEKNLVDLGHLTVHFSGDLESLLPGAIVVENKSCPPIDINTKITIEK, from the coding sequence ATGATTATTTATGAAAATATAGTAAAAGCAAAAGGAAGCTTAGTTGGTGAATTTGGTGACGGAATGTTTATCTTATTTGGAGATAACGCACCAGATATGTTAAAGGATTATTGTTATAGTATCGATGTTCTACCGACAAATGGAAAAATAGAAGTAGGGCAAACTCTGACAGTTGATGGAGAACGATTTGAAATTCTTGGAGTAGGTGACGTTGCAGAGAAAAATCTTGTAGATCTTGGACATTTAACTGTACATTTTTCAGGTGATTTAGAGAGTTTATTACCTGGTGCAATCGTAGTAGAAAATAAAAGTTGTCCGCCAATAGATATAAATACAAAAATAACAATTGAAAAATAA
- the srlE gene encoding PTS glucitol/sorbitol transporter subunit IIB: MTYGTIKIEKGSGGFGGPLVVTPKPGKDKILYITGGGAEPEIVEKIVKLTGATPVNGFKTSVPDEEIFLAIIDCGGTLRCGIYPQKRIPTVNIMPVGPSGPLSKFIKEDIYVSAVGLDQITVEEGSEVAEEVVAVEEPKREFKYSADKKVSQSLAENSKSSIIQKIGMGAGKVVHTLYQAARDAVQSMITTILPFMAFVAMLIGIIQGSGFGNWFAKLLTPLAGNIFGLVALGFVCSIPLLSALLGPGAVIAQIIGTLIGVEIGKGTIPPQLALPALFAINTQCACDFIPVGLGLAEAEPETVEVGVVSVLYSRFIIGVPRVIVAWLASFGMYS; the protein is encoded by the coding sequence ATGACATACGGAACAATTAAAATAGAAAAAGGTAGTGGAGGTTTTGGAGGACCGTTAGTAGTTACTCCAAAACCAGGAAAAGATAAAATTCTTTACATTACAGGTGGCGGAGCGGAACCTGAAATTGTAGAAAAAATCGTTAAATTAACTGGGGCAACACCGGTTAATGGTTTTAAAACATCAGTTCCTGATGAAGAAATCTTCTTAGCTATTATTGATTGTGGAGGAACACTTCGTTGTGGTATTTACCCGCAAAAAAGAATTCCAACAGTAAATATTATGCCAGTAGGACCTAGTGGGCCGCTTTCAAAATTTATTAAAGAAGATATTTATGTATCGGCAGTAGGATTAGATCAAATTACTGTAGAAGAAGGTAGTGAAGTTGCTGAAGAAGTAGTGGCAGTTGAAGAACCAAAACGAGAATTTAAATATAGCGCTGATAAAAAAGTTTCTCAAAGCTTAGCGGAAAATTCAAAATCATCTATTATTCAAAAAATTGGTATGGGTGCTGGGAAAGTAGTACATACATTATATCAAGCAGCTAGAGATGCTGTTCAATCTATGATTACAACAATTTTACCTTTCATGGCATTTGTTGCTATGTTAATCGGTATTATACAAGGATCAGGATTTGGGAATTGGTTTGCTAAATTATTAACACCACTTGCAGGTAATATTTTCGGTCTTGTAGCACTTGGGTTTGTTTGTTCTATTCCACTATTATCAGCACTACTTGGACCTGGAGCAGTTATTGCTCAAATTATTGGTACATTAATCGGTGTTGAAATTGGGAAAGGTACTATTCCGCCTCAATTGGCATTACCAGCATTGTTTGCAATTAATACACAATGTGCATGTGACTTTATCCCTGTAGGACTTGGACTTGCAGAAGCAGAACCAGAAACAGTAGAAGTTGGTGTGGTATCTGTGCTTTATTCAAGATTCATCATAGGGGTACCAAGGGTAATTGTTGCGTGGTTAGCAAGTTTTGGAATGTACTCTTAA
- the srlA gene encoding PTS glucitol/sorbitol transporter subunit IIC, which yields MDYIVKIASGFTGLFDEGAKVFVSWVGGIVPKVLLLLVFMNALVAFIGPHRVEKFAKVCSKNVILAYGILPFVSAFMLANPMALSMGKFLPERMKPSYYASASYHCHTNSGVFPHINVGEIFIYLGIANGITQLGLNVAPLAVRYLLVGLVMNFFAGWVTDFTTKMVMKQQKIELSNTLKA from the coding sequence ATGGATTATATTGTTAAAATAGCTTCAGGCTTTACAGGTTTATTTGATGAAGGTGCAAAAGTTTTCGTAAGTTGGGTAGGAGGAATAGTACCTAAAGTTCTATTACTACTAGTTTTTATGAATGCATTGGTTGCTTTTATAGGGCCACATAGAGTTGAAAAGTTTGCTAAAGTTTGTTCTAAAAATGTAATTTTAGCATATGGTATCTTACCTTTTGTTTCAGCTTTCATGTTGGCAAACCCAATGGCATTATCAATGGGTAAATTTTTACCAGAGCGAATGAAACCAAGTTATTATGCATCAGCATCATATCACTGTCATACAAACAGTGGGGTATTTCCACATATTAACGTTGGAGAAATCTTTATTTACTTAGGTATTGCAAACGGTATTACTCAATTAGGTTTAAATGTAGCACCTCTTGCAGTAAGATACCTATTAGTAGGGTTAGTAATGAACTTCTTTGCAGGTTGGGTAACAGATTTCACAACGAAAATGGTAATGAAACAACAGAAAATTGAGTTAAGTAATACACTTAAAGCATAA
- a CDS encoding transcriptional regulator GutM, with the protein MNLLVLGILFIAAFILQYALTFVQMSSFKKSYAELRRKGRVVIGRKNGAARAGAIVMFAIDNNDKVITGEAMQGVTVLARFKKFDYFDGIKVGTINRDDCKAIRLSSSLTSAVLDGVVNYKTISAGGEVEMEQSPFGKLAKKLKFN; encoded by the coding sequence ATGAATTTATTGGTTTTGGGAATATTGTTTATTGCAGCCTTTATTTTGCAGTATGCTTTAACTTTTGTTCAAATGAGCAGTTTTAAAAAAAGTTATGCAGAACTTAGAAGAAAAGGAAGGGTTGTTATAGGGAGAAAAAATGGTGCTGCTCGTGCAGGTGCAATTGTTATGTTTGCTATAGATAATAACGATAAAGTTATTACTGGAGAAGCAATGCAAGGTGTTACAGTTCTTGCGAGATTTAAAAAGTTTGATTACTTTGATGGAATTAAAGTAGGAACAATAAATAGAGATGATTGTAAAGCGATTAGACTTTCTTCATCATTAACGAGTGCAGTATTAGATGGTGTAGTTAATTATAAAACAATTTCTGCGGGTGGAGAGGTTGAAATGGAACAAAGTCCATTCGGGAAATTAGCAAAAAAATTAAAATTTAATTAA
- a CDS encoding BglG family transcription antiterminator, with amino-acid sequence MEIFNYDNRSLRLLNILESNFLVQDKYLIDVLKVSSKTINNEIKSLNEIFGSCAYIESKNSNYSLYIIKLEEYLKKKRSIYEAGENFDSSKVRLVYIFKKLVSTSDGQLIDDLAFEMIVSRTTLNTDLKKLNEIINDYNLVIKGKPNIGIKIVGLEKDIRIFILENIYNYMYKEDIFDKEDNKFFDEMFVKYKIDEQAKGEFLKYLTVSIDRFANGFRLNLVENQYEELLDSYAKDFIKEVCEYTTLKYGITLNQDEMKFLAICFATMRVPTKINKIRENLKYTEEYKKLVQEILEIVVYEYGLKFDTSDIIEEFIYHIYFLMERLKYGVRYHNNMKEKIKKDFPVSYKIARTASEVITEKYQYSVSEDEISYLAIYFETFLKKIKIQPDNLKILLVTNAGPAYKKLMIKELENISQSSEITVVTTYENVKYDDFDIIISTVNKNFETTIPIIYQNEILDIVYLKKEINFLRYVNKMNNPAIRGMESIVLSSMSESTFFVCDNRKTYAENLETMIKGLEAKGFVDKEFLLRIREREQKSSMIFADSVAFPHTQNEKENSLLIALGVCKDGFKDNKELKLIFLACVPKDGDQGLLLAKTYDELISIIKDKKLIDDISKVEGYNSLVNYFIKHTNLYR; translated from the coding sequence ATGGAGATTTTTAATTATGATAATAGAAGTTTGCGACTGCTAAATATACTAGAATCGAATTTCTTAGTTCAGGATAAATATTTGATAGACGTATTAAAAGTTAGTTCAAAAACTATTAATAATGAAATAAAATCTTTAAATGAAATATTTGGATCTTGTGCATATATTGAAAGTAAAAATTCAAATTATAGTCTTTATATAATAAAACTTGAAGAATATCTCAAAAAGAAACGTAGTATTTATGAAGCTGGGGAGAATTTTGACTCTAGTAAGGTAAGGTTAGTTTATATTTTTAAAAAGTTAGTGTCAACAAGTGATGGGCAATTAATAGATGATCTCGCTTTTGAAATGATAGTAAGTCGAACTACACTGAATACTGATTTGAAAAAACTAAATGAAATAATAAATGATTATAATTTAGTAATAAAAGGAAAGCCGAACATAGGAATTAAAATAGTTGGCTTAGAAAAGGATATTCGAATTTTTATTTTAGAAAATATTTATAACTATATGTATAAAGAAGATATTTTTGATAAAGAAGACAATAAATTTTTTGATGAGATGTTTGTAAAATATAAGATTGATGAACAGGCTAAAGGAGAGTTTTTAAAGTATTTGACAGTAAGTATTGATAGATTTGCTAATGGATTCAGGCTGAACTTAGTAGAAAATCAATATGAAGAACTGCTTGATAGTTATGCCAAAGATTTTATTAAAGAAGTATGCGAATACACAACTTTAAAATATGGAATAACATTGAATCAAGATGAAATGAAATTTTTAGCAATTTGCTTCGCTACTATGAGAGTTCCTACTAAGATAAATAAGATAAGGGAAAATCTAAAATATACAGAAGAGTATAAAAAATTAGTTCAAGAAATATTAGAAATAGTTGTCTATGAATATGGACTTAAGTTTGATACATCAGATATTATAGAAGAATTCATTTATCATATCTATTTTTTAATGGAGAGGTTAAAGTACGGTGTTCGATATCATAATAATATGAAAGAAAAAATCAAAAAAGATTTTCCAGTATCATATAAGATAGCAAGAACGGCGAGTGAAGTTATAACAGAAAAATATCAGTATAGTGTTTCAGAAGATGAAATCAGTTATCTGGCCATATATTTTGAAACTTTTCTTAAAAAAATTAAGATTCAACCAGACAATTTGAAAATTTTATTAGTAACAAATGCTGGACCAGCGTACAAAAAACTTATGATTAAGGAATTAGAAAATATAAGTCAAAGTTCAGAAATAACAGTAGTCACCACTTATGAAAATGTTAAATATGATGATTTTGATATTATAATTTCTACAGTAAATAAGAATTTTGAAACAACAATCCCTATTATCTATCAAAATGAGATTTTGGATATAGTCTACTTAAAAAAAGAGATAAATTTTTTAAGATATGTTAATAAAATGAATAATCCTGCTATAAGAGGAATGGAATCAATAGTGTTAAGTTCTATGTCAGAAAGTACATTTTTTGTTTGTGATAATCGCAAAACATATGCAGAAAACCTAGAAACAATGATAAAAGGACTTGAGGCTAAGGGATTTGTAGATAAAGAATTTCTGTTAAGAATAAGAGAACGTGAACAGAAATCTTCGATGATTTTTGCTGATAGCGTGGCATTCCCACATACACAAAATGAAAAAGAAAATAGTTTATTAATAGCCCTTGGGGTATGTAAAGATGGTTTTAAAGACAACAAAGAGTTAAAATTAATATTTTTGGCGTGTGTACCTAAAGATGGTGATCAAGGTTTACTTTTGGCGAAAACTTATGATGAGCTTATTTCGATAATAAAAGATAAAAAATTAATTGATGATATATCAAAAGTAGAAGGATATAATTCACTTGTGAATTATTTTATAAAACATACTAATTTATATAGATAA